Within Flavobacteriales bacterium, the genomic segment AATGTTTAGTAATAGACGATTTAAAATGTATTGTCTCCTTTGAACAGCTTGGTTTTGAATACAGTCCCTACATATTACACAAGCCTAATTTAGATTACCGTACGCTAATTGATTACGACACGGCAAGAGATATTCCGGATTTAGAAGGAACAAGTAACACCTCTGTTCATTTACGCTTTGGATTTGTAAGCGTCAGAGAGATTGCCAGTATTGCCTTTCAATATTCAGAGCCTTTATTAAATGAGCTAATTTGGCGTTCCTTTTTTGCTCAGGTATTGTGGCATAATCCGCAAGTTGTTACTTCCTGCTATAAAGAAAAATATAACCGTCTGAAATGGAACGATACTACCTTATTTAGAAAATGGAAATATGGTCTAACGGGTTTTCCTATTGTAGATGCCGGAATGCGTCAGTTATTTAACACGGGCTATATGCATAACAGAGTGCGCATGATAGCAGCCTCATTTTTAGTCAAGAATTTAGGCATAGATTGGCGATTGGGTGAGGCTTATTTTGCTTCAAAACTTATGGACTTTGACCTAGCATCTAATAATGGTAATTGGCAGTGGGTTGCTGGAACAGGTTGTGATGCATCACCCTATTTTCGTGTCTTTAACCCTGACACTCAACTGCAAAAGTTTGACCCCAAACTTAAGTATTGTAGAAAATGGATAAAAGAATTAAAAGAAAATGGAAATTATCCTGTGAAGCGTATTGCTGATGTAAAAGCTTCTAGACTAGAATCCATAGCCAGATACAAGGCATGTCAGTAAGTTCAAAACAAGTAAGTGTAATTGGTGCAGGAGTAGGGGGAATGGCTATTGCTATTCGTCTAGCTGTAAAAGGCTATAAGGTTTCTGTTTATGAATCAAACCCCTATGTCGGAGGAAAGCTTTCTCAGATAGAATCTGGTGACTTTCGTTTTGACGCTGGTCCCTCATTATTTACAATGCCTGAACTTGTAGATGAGCTTTTTCAACTTGCCAATAAAAATCCCAGAGATTTTTTTAATTATCAAAAACTAGATGAAAGTTGCCGATATTTTTACGAAGATGGCACACATTTAATTGGTTACACAGACCCCGAAAAGTTTGCCCAAGAATCTGCCAAGAAAACAGGAGTAAACGCATCGGCTGTACTTAATCATTTAAAAAAGAGTCAATTTATATACGATTCAACCGCTTTTTTATTCTTGCAAAAATCGTTACATCGCTTTAAAACCTACTTGTCTTTTGAGGTTATCAAGTCATTTTTAAAGTTACCATTTTTAGGTGTTTTTGGCAGTATGCATTCGGCTAACCGCGATGCACTCTCAAATGATAAAATGGTTCAGTTATTTGACCGCTATGCTACCTACAACGGTTCTAATCCGTATATAGCACCAGCGATACTTAATATCATTCCTCATTTAGAATTTAATAAAGGTGCTTTTTTTCCCAATAAAGGAATGTATTCCATATCCTTAGCACTTCACGATTTAGCGGTGTCTTTAGGCGTTCAGTTTAAGCTTAATTCTAAGGTCGATGAAATTATTTTGGACGACAAAAAGGTAAAGGGGCTTAGGGTCAATGAAGAAGTTATTTTTTCAGATTATGTTATAAGTAATTTAGACATCTTTTTTACTTACAAAAACTTATTGAAAAATAGCTTTGCCTCTAAAATGATTGCTAAACAAGAAAGGTCTACTTCAGCATTAATATTTTATTGGGGTATAAATGCTAGTTTCCCCTCTTTAGACTTACACAATATATTTTTCTCAGCCGATTATAAGAGTGAGTTTGACGCCTTAAAAAGTGGCAAATCTATTTATAACGACCCTACCGTTTATGTTAATATTACCTCAAAGAAAAAGAGTTCGGATGCTCCT encodes:
- a CDS encoding deoxyribodipyrimidine photo-lyase yields the protein MKYNVSLFWFRRDLRLHDNHGFYNALKESKSVVPIFIFDTSILSELEEEDRRISLLFDRLNELNKELSEYGKKIHILFGKPSEVIDDLYSNTPFEACYTNTDYEPYATERDGLIHNSLKSKGVDFHSFKDQVIFEKSEILTDMGKPYGVFTPYMKKWKSKFKISMTHPYPSQDLLDKCLVIDDLKCIVSFEQLGFEYSPYILHKPNLDYRTLIDYDTARDIPDLEGTSNTSVHLRFGFVSVREIASIAFQYSEPLLNELIWRSFFAQVLWHNPQVVTSCYKEKYNRLKWNDTTLFRKWKYGLTGFPIVDAGMRQLFNTGYMHNRVRMIAASFLVKNLGIDWRLGEAYFASKLMDFDLASNNGNWQWVAGTGCDASPYFRVFNPDTQLQKFDPKLKYCRKWIKELKENGNYPVKRIADVKASRLESIARYKACQ
- the crtI gene encoding phytoene desaturase → MSVSSKQVSVIGAGVGGMAIAIRLAVKGYKVSVYESNPYVGGKLSQIESGDFRFDAGPSLFTMPELVDELFQLANKNPRDFFNYQKLDESCRYFYEDGTHLIGYTDPEKFAQESAKKTGVNASAVLNHLKKSQFIYDSTAFLFLQKSLHRFKTYLSFEVIKSFLKLPFLGVFGSMHSANRDALSNDKMVQLFDRYATYNGSNPYIAPAILNIIPHLEFNKGAFFPNKGMYSISLALHDLAVSLGVQFKLNSKVDEIILDDKKVKGLRVNEEVIFSDYVISNLDIFFTYKNLLKNSFASKMIAKQERSTSALIFYWGINASFPSLDLHNIFFSADYKSEFDALKSGKSIYNDPTVYVNITSKKKSSDAPENCENWFVMINVPSNENQDWDSLIIQAKASIIKKLNRQLKTNVEPLILNEKILDPRKIESKTGSYKGSLYGTASNKKMAAFFRHPNFSTDIRGLYFCGGSVHPGGGIPLALSSAKIVDDFFST